A single window of Jiangella alkaliphila DNA harbors:
- a CDS encoding NAD-dependent epimerase/dehydratase family protein has product MRVLVTGAAGRVGTNMVKRLVDEGATVRAMVLPGDAQRSKLDVFPDVEVVEADLGDQAAIDVACRGVTHVVHLAAQLVRGDTPVDRLYDVNALGTLRLLEGVVHGGAEVERFVLASSDGTYRPGRPPARPLREDSWQEPADYYGTSKLLGEVILRNHSAQFALPYSIVRFATVISPEEAGTLFRLRFWRALLGWQALGKNSHLWPLFDGQPDLLALLNEQAGEADDDIAVGLRDQDLRPWTLSLLDVRDAVEGVYRALTEPGAVGQAFNLAAREPTSHDDGAATIADLYDVPKLMITMPTSHRLELSIDSAIERVGFWPRHDFRSTVQDGLRGTRDFIEAHSSSGIASTW; this is encoded by the coding sequence ATGCGGGTTCTGGTGACGGGTGCGGCGGGCCGGGTCGGCACGAACATGGTCAAGCGTCTCGTCGACGAGGGCGCGACCGTTCGGGCCATGGTGCTGCCTGGCGACGCGCAGCGGTCGAAGCTCGACGTCTTCCCCGACGTCGAGGTCGTCGAGGCCGACCTCGGCGACCAGGCGGCCATCGACGTCGCGTGCCGTGGGGTCACCCACGTCGTGCACCTCGCGGCCCAGCTCGTCCGCGGCGACACCCCGGTCGACCGGCTCTACGACGTCAACGCGCTCGGGACGCTGCGGCTGCTCGAGGGGGTCGTCCACGGTGGAGCGGAGGTCGAGCGGTTCGTGCTGGCCAGCTCCGACGGCACCTACCGGCCGGGCCGCCCGCCGGCCCGGCCGCTGCGGGAGGACAGCTGGCAGGAGCCGGCCGACTACTACGGCACCAGCAAGCTGCTGGGCGAGGTCATCCTGCGCAACCACAGCGCACAGTTCGCCCTCCCCTACTCGATCGTCCGGTTCGCCACGGTGATCAGCCCCGAGGAGGCCGGGACGCTGTTCCGCCTCCGCTTCTGGCGCGCGCTGCTGGGCTGGCAGGCGCTCGGGAAGAACTCACATCTGTGGCCGCTCTTCGACGGTCAGCCGGACCTGCTGGCGCTCCTGAACGAGCAGGCCGGCGAGGCCGACGACGACATCGCCGTCGGCCTGCGCGACCAGGACCTGCGGCCGTGGACGCTGTCACTGCTCGACGTCCGCGACGCCGTCGAGGGCGTCTACCGTGCGCTGACCGAGCCGGGCGCCGTCGGCCAGGCATTCAACCTCGCGGCTCGCGAGCCGACCAGCCACGACGACGGCGCCGCGACCATCGCCGACCTGTACGACGTGCCGAAGCTGATGATCACCATGCCGACGTCCCATCGGCTGGAGCTGAGCATCGACTCCGCCATCGAGCGCGTCGGGTTCTGGCCGCGGCACGACTTCCGCAGCACGGTGCAGGACGGCCTGCGCGGCACCCGCGACTTCATCGAAGCGCACTCCAGCTCCGGCATCGCCTCCACCTGGTGA
- a CDS encoding succinylglutamate desuccinylase/aspartoacylase family protein has translation MQTTCVETVLAGGAVMTTVRGVVPGPTLALLGGVHGDEDEGVLAVRRLVTELREAPLVGTVRAVAPAHPAAWAAGSRTGPLDDGNLARCFPGDPAGGPTQALAAGITNEVIDGSDLLIDLHSAGSRYDMPLFCGFVARGGDAAGSERAAYAFGAPLVWAHSAVASGRTLSAAVDRAIPAVYVECAGGGGIRRHELDAYVDGVCAIMAEFGMLPPPYGRAGRPAPRRVVDGGDLDAGVVSGHDGFFVSTVTAGAVVAAGDEIGRIYSYAGVLADSVAAPSGGMVMFLRRQSRTRTGEVLFALAGLGGERGTR, from the coding sequence ATGCAGACGACGTGCGTGGAGACCGTGCTGGCCGGCGGGGCCGTGATGACGACCGTGCGCGGGGTGGTGCCCGGGCCGACGCTCGCGCTGCTCGGCGGTGTGCACGGCGACGAGGACGAGGGCGTCCTGGCCGTGAGGCGGCTGGTGACGGAGTTGCGCGAGGCGCCGCTCGTGGGCACCGTGCGGGCGGTCGCGCCGGCTCATCCCGCGGCCTGGGCGGCGGGCAGCCGGACCGGACCGCTCGACGACGGAAATCTCGCGCGGTGCTTTCCCGGCGACCCTGCCGGTGGGCCGACGCAGGCACTGGCCGCCGGCATCACGAACGAGGTGATCGACGGTTCGGACCTGCTGATCGATCTGCACTCGGCGGGCAGCCGCTACGACATGCCGCTGTTCTGCGGCTTCGTCGCCCGAGGCGGCGACGCTGCCGGGTCCGAGCGGGCGGCGTACGCCTTCGGCGCACCGCTGGTCTGGGCGCATTCGGCCGTCGCCTCGGGCCGCACTCTCTCGGCCGCTGTCGATCGCGCCATCCCCGCGGTGTACGTCGAGTGCGCCGGGGGCGGTGGCATCCGGCGGCACGAGCTCGACGCGTACGTCGACGGCGTCTGCGCGATCATGGCCGAGTTCGGCATGTTGCCGCCGCCGTACGGCCGGGCCGGCCGGCCCGCCCCGCGGCGGGTCGTCGATGGCGGCGACCTCGACGCCGGGGTCGTGTCCGGGCACGACGGCTTCTTCGTCAGCACGGTCACGGCCGGCGCCGTGGTCGCGGCGGGGGACGAGATCGGGCGTATCTACTCCTACGCGGGTGTGCTGGCCGACTCGGTCGCCGCTCCGTCCGGCGGAATGGTGATGTTCCTGCGCCGGCAGTCGCGCACGCGCACCGGCGAGGTGCTGTTCGCGCTCGCCGGCCTCGGCGGCGAACGGGGGACGCGGTGA
- a CDS encoding pyridoxal-phosphate dependent enzyme, translated as MSLSRFAADLPAVREFVTMGEGETPLVALPALARRLGLRRLSAKLESLNPTGSYKDRVAAMSLSLARHRRMRGWIASSSGNAGLAMAAYGARAGLPGFLCLVASAPIEKRVPLMPYGLGVVGVDGVGDGATSANLAVLFDEIRAAAQRHDLFLGITAHAFNPAGMRGVDTLAYELVEQAPDATHVYVPVGGGGLLVAVARGLRHRGHDARVIACQPRGCAPVVAALDGSARVPVIETCDSHISGLQLPNPPDGPPAVAAVEATGGWGDAPDDAAILAAQSLLTRTEGVFAEPAAAATLAGLMIDAERGRIGPGDHPVLVLSGAGWKDLGRFGADAATLPVVALPELAGRVDDWAGRQRSARDAP; from the coding sequence GTGAGTCTGAGCCGGTTCGCCGCGGATCTTCCCGCCGTCCGCGAGTTCGTGACCATGGGCGAGGGCGAGACGCCCCTGGTGGCGCTGCCGGCGCTGGCCCGCCGGCTGGGCCTTCGGCGGCTCTCGGCGAAGCTCGAGTCGCTGAACCCGACCGGATCGTACAAGGACCGGGTGGCGGCCATGTCGCTGTCGCTCGCGAGGCACCGTCGCATGCGCGGGTGGATCGCCTCGTCGTCGGGCAACGCCGGCCTGGCCATGGCCGCGTACGGCGCCCGGGCCGGCCTGCCGGGCTTCCTCTGCCTGGTCGCGTCGGCGCCGATCGAGAAGCGCGTGCCGCTGATGCCGTACGGCCTCGGCGTGGTCGGCGTCGACGGCGTCGGCGACGGTGCGACGAGCGCCAACCTCGCCGTCCTGTTCGACGAGATCCGCGCCGCCGCGCAGCGCCACGACCTCTTCTTGGGTATCACCGCGCACGCCTTCAACCCGGCCGGCATGCGGGGCGTCGACACGCTCGCCTACGAGCTCGTCGAGCAGGCACCCGACGCGACCCACGTCTACGTGCCGGTCGGCGGTGGCGGTCTCCTGGTGGCGGTCGCCCGTGGGCTGCGGCACCGTGGCCACGACGCGCGCGTGATCGCCTGTCAGCCGCGTGGCTGTGCTCCGGTGGTCGCGGCCCTGGACGGCAGCGCGCGCGTGCCGGTGATCGAGACGTGCGACAGCCACATCTCGGGACTGCAGCTGCCGAACCCGCCCGACGGCCCGCCGGCGGTCGCCGCCGTGGAAGCCACCGGCGGGTGGGGTGACGCTCCGGACGACGCGGCGATCCTCGCCGCGCAGAGTCTGCTCACCCGCACCGAAGGCGTCTTCGCCGAACCGGCGGCGGCAGCCACGCTGGCCGGTCTCATGATCGACGCGGAGCGCGGACGCATCGGACCCGGCGACCACCCGGTGCTCGTCCTGTCCGGTGCCGGCTGGAAGGATCTCGGCCGGTTCGGGGCCGACGCGGCCACGTTGCCGGTCGTCGCTCTGCCGGAGCTGGCCGGCAGGGTGGACGACTGGGCCGGCCGTCAGCGCTCGGCCCGAGACGCGCCCTAG